Proteins co-encoded in one Daphnia carinata strain CSIRO-1 chromosome 3, CSIRO_AGI_Dcar_HiC_V3, whole genome shotgun sequence genomic window:
- the LOC130693329 gene encoding uncharacterized protein LOC130693329, translated as MRFFAVFVLIFVCLAIAADAQTTKKPSPTTAPKPTAKPKPTAAPKPTAKPKPTAGPKPTAKPKPTAGPKPTAKPKPTAKPKPTAGPKPTAKPKPTAPPKPTAKPKPTTPKP; from the exons ATGAGGTTCTTCGCTGTTTTTGTCCTGATTTTCGTGTGCCTGGCTATCGCTGCG GACGCGCAAACAACGAAGAAGCCAAGCCCGACTACTGCACCTAAGCCTACCGCTAAACCGAAGCCAACTGCTGCACCGAAACCGACAGCCAAACCGAAACCGACTGCTGGACCCAAGCCGACAGCTAAGCCTAAGCCGACTGCTGGACCTAAGCCGACAGCTAAGCCCAAGCCGACAGCTAAGCCCAAGCCAACTGCTGGACCTAAGCCAACGGCCAAACCGAAGCCAACCGCACCACCTAAGCCAACAGCTAAGCCCAAGCCAACGACTCCTAAACCATAA
- the LOC130693180 gene encoding regulator of G-protein signaling 2-like, which produces MRVHLAFLNRKKAETLSVRPQPEEAQKWSECFATLLRSKYGSSLYRAFLLREFSNENLEFWLAVEYYKNMKPKKMAARAAQIYQDFVAVHAPKEVNLDAETRLITLTNVQSSQLDAHAFDRAQRRIQHMMERDSYLRFLQSGLFLELTESFSSSR; this is translated from the exons ATGCGAGTCCATCTTGCGTTCTTGAACAGGAAGAAAGCGGAAACACTGTCGGTTCGTCCACAGCCGGAAGAGGCCCAAAAATGGTCGGAATGTTTCGCAACGCTCTTGAGATCCAAAT ATGGATCGTCTCTTTATCGAGCATTTTTGCTACGTGAATTCAGCAACGAGAACCTGGAATTTTGGCTGGCCGTCGAATATTACAAGAACATGAAACCCAAGAAAATGGCAGCTAGAGCTGCGCAGATTTACCAGGATTTTGTGGCCGTTCATGCACCTAAAGAA GTCAATCTGGATGCTGAAACGAGGCTCATTACATTAACTAATGTCCAATCAAGTCAATTGGACGCGCACGCATTCGACCGCGCCCAGAGGCGGATCCAGCACATGATGGAACGCGATTCTTACTTGCGTTTCCTCCAGTCGGGCCTGTTTCTCGAACTCACGGAAAGCTTCTCATCATcccgataa
- the LOC130693179 gene encoding serine/threonine-protein kinase/endoribonuclease ire-1-like, protein MSVASESETSVPQDAKFLGKGAYGIVYEGTWNGKKVAIKRIDKIEFSDSNSSAADPTNAQRQREEDNMKNLDHSNVLTLLHVEIDKHFKYFYLELCEGTIGDYIRRNYTGPMPPPEADSLYQMAAGLAYIHSKGLVHRDIKDDNILIYKSPTEGETWLKISDFGFSKPTTASGSYSMKSGVKGTRLYLSPELLMLELEQENDGIKPHQKSNRSSDIFALGCVFFSYLNKGKHPFEDFRGFFHIPVNVMEGKYNVKGITDPLFQHIVEGMIAADPLKRLGLDAVKLKLKPRLTEVYQEAENIEN, encoded by the exons ATGTCCGTGGCAAGCGAGTCCGAAACGTCCGTTCCACAAGATGCGAAATTTTTGGGTAAAGGAGCTTACGGTATTGTTTACGAAGGAACATGGAATGGAAAGAAAGTGGCCATCAAGCGGATTGACAAGATAGAATTCTCCGATTCAAACAGTTCAGCTGCCGATCCAACCAACGCACAACGACAAAGGGAGGAAGACAACATGAAAAATTTGGACCATTCCAACGTTCTCACACTTCTTCACGTCGAAATCGATAAGCATTTCAA GTATTTTTATCTCGAGCTGTGCGAAGGCACGATTGGAGATTACATCAGAAGAAATTACACTGGTCCTATGCCACCACCTGAAGCTGATTCCCTGTATCAAATGGCCGCTGGATTGGCTTACATTCACTCAAAGGGCCTGGTGCATCGAGACATTAAAGACGACAACATTTTGATATACAAATCGCCTACTGAAGGAGAAACGTGGCTCAAGATTTCTGACTTTGGCTTTTCGAAGCCAACGACGGCCAGTGGCAGCTACTCAATGAAAAGTGGCGTCAAAGGTACACGACTCTACCTATCACCTGAGCTTCTCATGTTAGAATTAGAGCAAGAGAATGACGGTATAAAACCTCATCAAAAGAGCAACAGATCGTCCGACATCTTTGCTCTGGGTTGTGTCTTTTTCAGCTATTTGAATAAAGGAAAACATCCGTTCGAGGATTTTAGGGGATTTTTTCATATTCCGGTGAACGTTATGGAAGGAAAGTACAACGTTAAGG GGATCACAGATCCACTTTTCCAACACATCGTTGAGGGAATGATTGCTGCTGACCCACTTAAACGTTTAGGTCTTGACGCAGTCAAATTAAAGCTAAAGCCTCGTTTAACTGAAGTATATCAAGAAGcagaaaacattgaaaattga
- the LOC130693299 gene encoding serine/threonine-protein kinase/endoribonuclease ire-1-like, which produces MLANGSWMELIRNWFFPMKVDYNRNEVLGAGASAQVFAGTYNGKKVAVKRIMKTGGSNLNEADRKKEEETMKKLDHPNVLQLFDVHDDVDFKYLILELCVGTLHDYVNGTYNGGMPSEIDGMIQMASGLKYIHSKHFVHRDIKPANVLISSSLVLKISDFGFSRAVTATSGTFSMSSGPKGTRAYYSPEFLSFEEKTKEQKEQIRVNVSIDVFSLGCLYFNYLTKGGHPFADGGIPNEDLTPANIHKGEKILNGEKGLPENHYAYVFIDGMTEKVPDNRWKLDRVLNTLYDVKRTA; this is translated from the exons ATGCTTGCAAACGGCTCGTGGATGGAGTTAATACGTAATTGGTTCTTTCCTATGAAAGTCGATTATAACAGGAATGAAGTTTTGGGAGCTGGCGCTTCTGCTCAAGTTTTCGCAGGCACttataatggaaaaaaagttGCTGTTAAGAGAATTATGAAAACTGGGGGTAGCAATTTGAACGAAGCTGATcggaaaaaggaagaggaaacCATGAAAAAGCTGGATCATCCTAACGTTCTTCAACTCTTCGACGTTCACGATGACGTCGATTTCAA GTATCTGATTTTGGAATTGTGCGTCGGTACACTGCACGATTACGTCAATGGAACCTATAATGGCGGAATGCCTTCCGAGATCGACGGAATGATACAAATGGCTAGCGGATTGAAATACATTCATTCCAAGCATTTTGTCCATCGAGATATCAAACCAGCCAACGTATTGATTTCTAGTTCGTTAGTTCTGAAAATTTCGGATTTTGGATTCAGCCGGGCAGTTACAGCAACTTCCGGAACTTTTTCTATGTCCAGCGGGCCCAAAGGTACACGAGCCTATTACTCCCCTGAATTCCTTTCGTTCGAAGAGAAAaccaaagaacaaaaagagcAAATCCGCGTTAACGTCTCGATCGATGTTTTTTCACTGGGATGTCTCTATTTCAATTACCTTACAAAAGGCGGTCATCCGTTTGCCGATGGTGGGATTCCCAATGAAGATCTCACTCCTGCTAATATTCATAAAGGCGAAAAGATCCTCAATGGCGAGAAAG gtttACCTGAGAATCATTATGCATACGTCTTTATTGACGGGATGACTGAAAAAGTTCCGGATAATCGTTGGAAATTAGACCGAGTTCTAAACACTCTATATGACGTTAAAAGAACAGCATAA